A single Methanocalculus alkaliphilus DNA region contains:
- a CDS encoding DUF3656 domain-containing U32 family peptidase, translating to MERHTDIPELLAPAGSREAFEAAVAAGADAVYLSGTRFGARAYAANFDDDAMREVISDAHGRGIRVYVTVNTLVSDDEISDIGEYLLYLYRVGADAILIQDQGILRIARTILPDLPLHASTQMTIHSIEGLRYAAGKGISRIVFARELTLDEVREITRHADALGVGIEIFAHGALCMGYSGQCLLSSVIGGRSGNRGSCAQPCRRQYQPVIGTVDPYGRPVLRKGVNTEPRYLLSPRDLATYTRLPEVISAGVVALKIEGRMKSPAYVATVVSLYRKALDQIASGSFVADEEALRNTAFVFSRGFTEGHLFGAKGRSFISEDRPDNRGVRFGTVTWYDRSRGEAVIRDLSKPYPERGDGVVFYKEGEDDVGCDVHTHPKIQEGTLRLKTPVPVKTGMDVAINKRRAIEEQAAGTIASYHRGCGRKVEIDLSITMEGDHLRLDGYVSAPWGGRIPISARSSSPMVPAENRPVTEETIIDLITRTGETGFTIAILSISYPGGLFLPIRVLTELRRDLISAADAALRAGPPRDLEAAEERWQDCLRSLKEERQPERADTPILAVYASSMDEVAGALEGGAKRIYYEPAHPITSCEKRTLISKERWQETVLHDLSTLVALCNEYEATFFWKFPEIARKRFLDYALPILGEARSRGLRGVMVGGVGMAEAIHEIVPDMEIAGSSGLNLMNRAAIAEMRPFHRSLALSHEISYRELQRLGISGGEMIELFVQGSVPAMITEHCPAQGRFPCPGSGGGRLTALADHTGRIFPVRADAECRTIISNAVETCLIDHLPLILDAGIGILGIELRGRTKEYARIVCRAYHEALHADAEELKALKEEIRMVAWGGITTGRFLKRGDQ from the coding sequence ATGGAGAGGCATACTGATATCCCTGAGCTCCTTGCCCCGGCAGGATCACGGGAGGCGTTTGAGGCTGCCGTTGCCGCAGGAGCAGATGCGGTCTATCTCTCCGGCACCCGGTTTGGTGCCCGGGCATATGCGGCGAACTTTGATGATGACGCCATGAGAGAGGTCATATCTGATGCACATGGACGAGGAATCCGGGTATATGTGACCGTCAACACCCTCGTCTCCGATGATGAGATCTCTGATATCGGTGAATATCTCCTCTATCTCTACCGGGTTGGGGCAGATGCCATACTTATTCAGGATCAGGGGATTCTGCGGATTGCCCGGACCATTCTTCCGGATCTCCCGCTCCATGCATCCACCCAGATGACGATTCATTCAATAGAGGGTCTGCGATATGCCGCCGGAAAGGGGATATCAAGGATTGTTTTCGCACGTGAACTCACCCTGGATGAGGTGAGGGAGATAACACGCCATGCAGATGCGCTCGGTGTCGGGATTGAGATCTTCGCCCACGGAGCACTCTGCATGGGCTATTCAGGCCAGTGCCTACTCTCATCTGTCATCGGGGGGAGGAGCGGCAACCGGGGATCCTGTGCACAACCCTGCCGGCGACAATATCAGCCGGTGATCGGTACTGTGGACCCGTATGGCCGACCAGTTCTGAGAAAAGGGGTAAACACTGAGCCTCGGTACCTCCTCTCACCACGTGATCTTGCCACGTATACCCGACTGCCTGAGGTGATTTCGGCGGGAGTCGTGGCACTGAAGATTGAAGGGCGGATGAAGTCACCGGCCTATGTTGCCACTGTGGTCTCCCTGTACCGGAAGGCGCTTGATCAGATAGCTTCGGGCAGCTTTGTCGCTGATGAGGAGGCACTCCGCAATACTGCCTTCGTCTTTTCAAGGGGGTTCACCGAAGGCCATCTCTTCGGGGCGAAGGGTAGATCCTTCATCTCAGAGGATCGCCCTGATAATCGTGGAGTCCGGTTTGGTACTGTCACCTGGTACGATCGAAGCAGAGGGGAGGCGGTCATCAGGGATCTCTCAAAGCCGTATCCCGAACGTGGTGACGGGGTCGTCTTTTACAAAGAAGGTGAGGATGATGTTGGTTGTGACGTTCATACCCATCCAAAGATACAGGAAGGGACGCTCCGTCTGAAGACACCGGTTCCGGTAAAGACGGGGATGGATGTGGCGATCAATAAGCGGCGTGCCATTGAAGAGCAGGCAGCAGGAACCATCGCTTCATATCATCGTGGGTGTGGCAGAAAGGTCGAAATTGATCTCTCAATCACGATGGAGGGGGATCATCTCAGGCTTGACGGATACGTATCCGCACCCTGGGGAGGCCGGATCCCCATCTCGGCACGATCTTCTTCGCCGATGGTTCCGGCAGAGAACCGGCCGGTCACTGAAGAGACGATCATCGATCTCATCACAAGAACCGGCGAGACCGGCTTTACGATTGCAATTCTATCTATCTCATATCCCGGAGGTCTCTTCCTCCCGATCAGGGTGCTCACAGAACTGAGGCGTGATCTCATCTCTGCCGCAGATGCCGCGCTCAGGGCGGGCCCCCCCCGGGATCTGGAAGCGGCAGAAGAGAGATGGCAGGATTGTCTCAGATCACTGAAAGAGGAGAGGCAACCAGAGAGGGCTGATACCCCGATACTTGCCGTCTATGCCTCTTCGATGGATGAGGTGGCCGGAGCCCTTGAAGGCGGGGCGAAGAGGATCTACTATGAGCCGGCTCATCCCATCACATCCTGCGAGAAGCGGACCCTTATCTCAAAAGAGAGATGGCAGGAGACGGTGCTTCATGATCTCTCCACACTGGTAGCCCTCTGCAATGAGTATGAAGCAACCTTCTTCTGGAAGTTTCCAGAGATTGCCAGAAAACGGTTCCTCGACTATGCATTGCCGATCCTGGGTGAAGCCCGGTCGAGAGGACTTCGGGGGGTGATGGTCGGGGGCGTGGGTATGGCAGAGGCGATCCACGAAATTGTACCGGATATGGAGATTGCCGGCTCATCCGGGCTGAACCTGATGAACCGCGCAGCAATCGCAGAGATGAGACCTTTTCATCGATCACTCGCCCTCTCGCATGAGATCTCATATAGAGAACTTCAGCGCCTTGGCATCTCCGGTGGCGAGATGATCGAGCTCTTCGTCCAGGGATCGGTACCAGCGATGATCACGGAACACTGCCCTGCACAAGGGAGATTCCCCTGCCCCGGCAGCGGAGGTGGACGACTCACCGCACTCGCAGATCATACCGGGCGGATCTTCCCCGTCAGGGCGGATGCAGAGTGCCGGACCATCATCAGCAATGCGGTGGAGACCTGTCTCATCGACCATCTCCCCCTGATCCTCGATGCCGGGATTGGCATCCTTGGGATCGAGCTTCGGGGGAGGACAAAAGAGTATGCCCGGATCGTCTGCAGGGCATATCACGAGGCATTGCACGCGGATGCAGAAGAGCTGAAGGCATTGAAAGAGGAGATACGAATGGTTGCATGGGGCGGGATCACCACCGGCCGGTTCCTGAAGCGGGGTGACCAATGA
- a CDS encoding phosphate signaling complex PhoU family protein codes for MKDHYHRELEAYQVSVGGYSRFAISMLRDAFDAFSSLDRELACEIAGGMENVCIQTGEPEMHQDVRVPRKVFLSLRSDQLEEQGLKLIALHQPVASDLRTISCCMNLISSAERIGRYGKDICHCTYKLPEGIHIRGMVRLPEMAEGALSMLEDALHAFDTRDLSILEGFSRRDDVIDELRYMIYEDCITIMEEDPRTIPYCATYLLVDRYLERCADHACKTAEKIHYMVTGERVDIR; via the coding sequence ATGAAAGATCACTATCACAGGGAGCTCGAAGCATACCAGGTATCAGTCGGAGGCTATAGCCGGTTTGCCATCTCGATGCTTCGTGACGCCTTTGACGCCTTCTCATCCCTCGACAGGGAACTGGCATGCGAGATAGCAGGGGGTATGGAGAATGTCTGCATTCAGACCGGCGAACCGGAGATGCACCAGGACGTGCGTGTACCCAGAAAGGTCTTTCTCAGTCTGCGCAGCGATCAGCTCGAAGAACAGGGGCTGAAACTGATAGCCCTTCACCAGCCGGTTGCATCCGATCTCCGGACAATATCCTGCTGTATGAACCTCATCTCCTCAGCCGAGCGGATCGGGAGATACGGGAAGGACATCTGCCATTGCACCTACAAACTCCCCGAGGGAATACATATCAGGGGGATGGTACGCCTCCCCGAGATGGCGGAGGGTGCACTATCAATGCTCGAGGATGCCCTGCATGCCTTCGACACTCGTGATCTCAGCATTCTGGAAGGATTCTCCCGCCGTGATGATGTCATCGATGAGTTGCGCTATATGATCTATGAAGACTGCATAACGATTATGGAGGAAGATCCCCGGACGATTCCCTACTGTGCGACGTATCTCCTTGTGGATCGATATCTTGAGCGGTGTGCGGATCATGCCTGCAAGACCGCCGAGAAGATCCACTATATGGTCACGGGAGAGAGGGTGGATATCAGATAG
- the pstB gene encoding phosphate ABC transporter ATP-binding protein PstB — protein MKQQDKALETKALNLYYGSAQALIDVDIQIPKNQVTALIGPSGCGKSTLLRCFNRMNDLIPDCTISGSILYHGEEITGRSTDVVELRKRIGMVFQQPNPFPKSIYENVIYGPKVHGVKDRKELDAIAEKSLKGAAIWEEVKERLHDAARGLSGGQQQRLCIARTLSVGPDIILMDEPCSALDPIATAKIENLITELKDEYTVVIVTHNMQQAARVSDHTGFMYMGRLIEFDTTSVIFEKPKEELTENYITGRFG, from the coding sequence ATGAAACAACAGGATAAAGCGCTTGAAACAAAAGCACTCAATCTCTATTACGGATCAGCACAGGCACTCATCGATGTTGATATACAGATCCCAAAAAACCAGGTGACCGCATTGATTGGTCCGTCCGGGTGTGGAAAATCGACACTCCTCCGGTGTTTCAACCGGATGAACGATCTCATCCCTGACTGTACCATCTCAGGATCAATTCTCTACCATGGGGAAGAGATTACCGGACGATCCACCGATGTTGTCGAACTCCGGAAGAGGATAGGCATGGTCTTTCAGCAGCCAAACCCCTTCCCAAAATCAATCTATGAGAATGTCATCTATGGACCGAAGGTGCATGGTGTAAAAGACAGAAAAGAGCTTGATGCGATAGCAGAGAAGAGCCTGAAAGGGGCTGCCATCTGGGAGGAGGTCAAAGAGAGGCTCCATGATGCGGCTCGCGGCCTCTCCGGTGGCCAGCAGCAGCGGCTCTGTATCGCACGAACGCTCTCCGTCGGCCCGGATATTATCCTCATGGATGAACCCTGCTCTGCCCTCGATCCGATTGCTACTGCGAAGATCGAAAACCTCATCACTGAACTGAAAGATGAGTATACCGTGGTTATTGTGACCCATAACATGCAGCAGGCAGCCAGGGTCTCCGACCACACAGGATTTATGTATATGGGAAGGCTGATAGAATTTGATACAACATCGGTCATCTTCGAAAAGCCAAAAGAAGAGCTGACTGAAAATTATATTACAGGAAGATTTGGGTGA
- the pstA gene encoding phosphate ABC transporter permease PstA, producing the protein MKAHSSSLSNPAGISRQKKESVITGIWLATALVAVITIILILGFLLKEGLPALLEIGLREFLFEEIWTPTSVVPSYGILSLIVGTLLVTFGAMVIAVPLGIGSAIFIAEIAPRSVREAIKPAIELLAGIPSVVYGFFGLVVLTNWLRITFDLSSGATWLAGSIILGIMALPTIVSVSEDAITSVPQEYRAASLALGATRWQTITGVIIPAALSGITAAVILGMGRAIGETMAVLMVTGNAAVIPDPIWNILSPVRTLTATLGIEMGEVAIGSTHYHALFAVALVLLLIALIINLSATVILGRIRDAQMGTGKPPLLSHEVRGKVKTACSWLAFALPAVILAVISGPGGALLFIGAIGAYLFIKRIISPKITEKIAFGLITAATGLVLFTLFVIIFDIVSNGLPAITWEFLTEGPRDLGRSGGIFPAIVGTIYLVIGAIAIALPIGVGAAIYLNEYTIEGKLTKIIRTGNDLLNGTPSIVFGLFGFAFLVIFVGLGVSLLAGQITLALMVLPTIIRTSEEALKSVPDSLRHGSLALGATRWQTISRVVLPAAAPGILTGTILSIGRAAGETAPLLFTAVVFSKRFLPDSVFEPVMALPYHLFILATNVPGAETQKYGTALVLLVLVTGIYAVAVLMRRHAQKTVRW; encoded by the coding sequence ATGAAGGCTCATTCATCGTCCCTCAGCAATCCGGCGGGTATCAGCAGGCAGAAGAAAGAGAGTGTCATTACCGGTATCTGGCTGGCCACAGCCCTTGTTGCCGTTATCACCATCATCCTGATCCTTGGATTTCTGTTAAAGGAAGGACTTCCTGCACTTCTTGAGATCGGTTTACGGGAGTTTCTTTTCGAGGAGATCTGGACACCAACGAGTGTCGTACCCAGCTATGGAATCCTTTCATTAATCGTCGGCACACTCCTCGTCACCTTCGGTGCGATGGTGATCGCTGTCCCTCTGGGTATCGGGAGTGCCATATTCATCGCTGAGATCGCACCCCGTTCAGTCCGGGAGGCAATAAAACCAGCTATCGAGCTTCTTGCAGGCATCCCCTCGGTTGTGTACGGTTTCTTCGGGCTTGTTGTACTGACAAACTGGCTTCGCATCACGTTTGATCTCTCTTCCGGCGCCACCTGGCTTGCCGGATCGATCATTCTGGGAATAATGGCGCTTCCGACGATCGTCTCGGTCTCTGAGGATGCCATTACGAGTGTTCCCCAAGAGTACCGGGCTGCCTCTCTTGCACTGGGGGCCACCCGGTGGCAGACGATCACCGGTGTCATCATTCCTGCGGCTCTCTCCGGTATCACCGCTGCGGTTATCCTGGGTATGGGCAGGGCAATCGGTGAGACGATGGCTGTCCTGATGGTCACCGGCAATGCCGCCGTCATCCCGGATCCCATCTGGAATATCCTCTCACCCGTCCGGACACTCACAGCAACGCTGGGTATTGAGATGGGTGAGGTTGCGATAGGAAGTACGCATTACCATGCACTCTTTGCAGTCGCACTCGTTCTCCTGTTGATAGCGCTCATCATCAACCTCTCAGCCACCGTCATCCTCGGCCGGATCCGAGACGCGCAGATGGGGACCGGAAAGCCACCGCTCCTCTCCCATGAAGTGAGGGGGAAGGTAAAAACAGCATGCTCATGGCTGGCATTCGCTCTTCCTGCCGTAATACTTGCTGTCATCTCGGGACCTGGAGGGGCTCTCCTCTTCATTGGTGCAATAGGAGCGTATCTTTTCATTAAGAGGATCATCTCACCAAAGATAACCGAAAAGATTGCTTTTGGTTTGATAACCGCAGCGACAGGTCTCGTCCTCTTTACCCTCTTTGTCATCATCTTTGATATCGTCAGTAATGGCCTCCCGGCGATCACCTGGGAGTTTCTGACTGAAGGACCCCGTGACCTCGGTCGCTCCGGAGGAATTTTCCCGGCAATCGTCGGAACAATATACCTGGTTATCGGTGCGATTGCAATTGCTCTTCCGATAGGGGTCGGGGCTGCAATCTACCTCAATGAATACACCATCGAAGGAAAGCTGACGAAGATCATAAGGACCGGGAATGATCTCCTGAATGGAACCCCATCGATCGTCTTTGGTCTCTTCGGATTCGCTTTCCTTGTGATCTTCGTCGGCCTCGGAGTCTCGCTCCTCGCCGGACAGATCACCCTTGCCCTGATGGTTCTTCCGACGATCATCAGGACGAGTGAAGAGGCGTTAAAGAGCGTCCCCGACTCCCTCCGTCATGGGAGCCTTGCACTCGGCGCTACCCGCTGGCAGACCATCTCCCGGGTCGTCCTCCCGGCTGCGGCTCCGGGTATTCTCACAGGAACGATCCTCTCCATCGGAAGGGCCGCCGGAGAGACTGCCCCCCTCCTCTTCACAGCGGTCGTCTTTTCAAAGAGGTTCCTGCCGGATTCGGTCTTTGAGCCGGTGATGGCCCTCCCCTATCACCTCTTCATCCTGGCAACCAATGTACCGGGCGCAGAGACACAAAAATATGGAACAGCCCTTGTTCTCCTCGTCCTTGTGACAGGCATCTACGCCGTTGCAGTATTGATGAGGAGGCATGCACAGAAGACAGTGAGGTGGTAA
- a CDS encoding phosphate ABC transporter substrate-binding protein — protein MTDSVSNPRFPRIYCVGAAVLLLAVTLFVSGCVGNNSHEERRTISVIGSTTVLPVGQAGADAYMDIHRYDEILVSGGGSGGGIKAVGEGTADIGMASRDISANEKQQYPTLVEHIVAVDGIALIVHPSNPVTTLTMDEVKAIYKGEITNWKDLGGNDRSIVPVGRDSASGTREFFYEVVMHKEEFVRTQQELNSNGAVKQTVAQTPDAIGYVGLGYLDTTVATVTINVNGKPVVPTIENIKDASYPIARGLNMYTQGQPSGLVKDYLDFLMSADGQRIVAEQGFVPVK, from the coding sequence ATGACTGATTCGGTCAGCAACCCCAGATTCCCTCGTATATATTGTGTCGGTGCGGCGGTCCTTCTGCTTGCCGTCACATTGTTTGTGAGCGGATGCGTAGGAAACAACTCTCATGAGGAGAGAAGAACAATCTCCGTCATCGGATCAACAACCGTGCTTCCGGTCGGCCAGGCAGGAGCAGATGCCTATATGGATATACACCGCTATGATGAGATCCTCGTCTCAGGTGGTGGGTCAGGTGGAGGGATCAAAGCTGTCGGTGAAGGAACAGCTGACATTGGAATGGCTTCCCGTGACATCTCAGCAAACGAAAAGCAACAGTATCCAACCCTGGTTGAACATATCGTTGCTGTTGATGGTATTGCACTGATCGTTCACCCGTCAAACCCTGTTACAACCCTGACGATGGATGAAGTCAAGGCGATCTATAAAGGTGAGATCACCAACTGGAAGGATCTTGGCGGAAATGATCGCTCAATTGTTCCGGTTGGCCGTGACAGCGCCTCAGGTACCCGTGAGTTCTTCTATGAGGTGGTTATGCACAAAGAAGAGTTCGTCAGAACCCAGCAGGAACTGAACTCAAATGGTGCCGTGAAGCAGACCGTTGCCCAGACACCGGATGCGATCGGGTATGTCGGCCTTGGCTATCTTGATACCACCGTTGCAACTGTCACCATTAATGTCAATGGAAAGCCTGTCGTGCCAACTATTGAGAACATCAAGGATGCATCCTATCCCATCGCCCGTGGTCTCAATATGTATACCCAGGGCCAGCCATCAGGTCTCGTGAAGGACTACCTTGACTTCCTGATGAGTGCAGATGGACAGCGTATCGTCGCTGAACAGGGATTCGTCCCTGTCAAGTAA
- a CDS encoding phosphate signaling complex PhoU family protein, translated as MDIRKIQVTGGSSYVLSLPKSWAVSHNIKKNDPIGIITQPDGNLLITADIKGSQSQREKVFIISDNHDPECLFRCLIGAYITGFTTIRIQSRARIPPRIRQMVRAYIQMAIGQEVAEEADDSIVLKDVLNPAEMPLHNTIKRMYSIVKGMHEDAMTALQEKRSDLCADIISRDNDVDRLHWLISRQYHLITHTPALSRKMNISLQTATTFFQISRTIERIADHAVTIATNVQNLMDSDLSEDLITQIRRADETALAIFKRSMRSLYDNNIVEANANINSVHELTVLYKELKREVTLLQNPDSIFCGYIANSIARIGEYSTDISEVVINQCISEG; from the coding sequence ATGGATATTCGGAAGATTCAGGTCACCGGCGGCTCATCGTACGTCCTCTCCCTCCCAAAGAGCTGGGCAGTATCCCATAACATCAAAAAGAATGATCCCATCGGCATCATCACCCAGCCGGATGGTAATCTCCTGATCACAGCGGACATCAAAGGGTCGCAGTCCCAGCGCGAGAAGGTGTTCATCATCAGTGATAACCATGACCCCGAGTGCCTCTTCCGCTGTCTCATCGGGGCATATATTACTGGATTTACAACGATCAGAATACAATCCAGGGCGCGGATTCCCCCCCGGATACGCCAGATGGTCAGGGCATATATCCAGATGGCGATCGGCCAGGAGGTTGCAGAGGAGGCTGATGATTCAATTGTTCTCAAGGATGTTCTTAACCCTGCTGAGATGCCGCTGCATAATACCATCAAGCGAATGTACTCAATCGTCAAAGGGATGCACGAAGATGCGATGACTGCGCTTCAGGAGAAGAGATCAGATCTCTGTGCCGATATCATCTCACGCGATAATGATGTTGATCGCCTTCACTGGCTCATCAGCAGACAGTACCATCTGATAACCCACACGCCCGCCCTCTCAAGAAAGATGAATATCAGTCTCCAGACGGCAACGACATTCTTTCAGATATCGCGGACAATTGAGCGGATAGCAGATCACGCCGTCACCATAGCAACAAATGTTCAGAATCTGATGGACTCTGACCTCAGTGAGGATCTCATTACGCAGATCCGCAGGGCTGATGAAACCGCTCTGGCAATATTCAAAAGGAGCATGCGATCCTTATATGATAATAATATTGTCGAGGCGAATGCCAATATCAATTCTGTTCATGAACTGACCGTCCTATATAAAGAACTGAAGAGGGAGGTCACCCTCCTGCAGAATCCTGATAGCATCTTCTGCGGCTATATCGCCAACAGCATCGCCCGGATCGGGGAGTATTCAACCGACATCTCAGAAGTTGTGATCAACCAGTGCATCAGTGAGGGATGA
- a CDS encoding thioredoxin family protein, producing the protein MSEVRELTDKTWEKNVEKATDPVVILFYSPTCSHCRTMMPYFEEYARELEGSIAFVRIDISANPWTAERYAIMSTPTFAVFCTGRSVAQIVGAVYPALIKKMIEDGIRNAKECAGGSTVIDYEITGYG; encoded by the coding sequence ATGTCAGAAGTTCGTGAACTCACAGACAAAACCTGGGAGAAGAATGTTGAGAAGGCGACAGATCCTGTTGTCATTCTCTTCTATTCTCCAACCTGCTCGCACTGCAGGACGATGATGCCGTACTTTGAGGAATATGCAAGGGAGCTTGAAGGATCAATCGCTTTTGTCAGAATCGATATCAGTGCAAATCCATGGACGGCTGAGCGATATGCTATCATGAGTACGCCGACCTTTGCGGTCTTCTGCACCGGAAGATCTGTTGCCCAGATTGTTGGTGCCGTCTATCCGGCCCTTATAAAGAAGATGATCGAGGATGGCATCAGAAACGCAAAGGAGTGTGCAGGGGGCTCAACGGTGATCGACTATGAGATCACCGGCTACGGATAA
- a CDS encoding deoxyribodipyrimidine photo-lyase: MTAEVRIVIEKERIHYLSEAEIGRGDRIIYWMQRSQRAEENHALEYSVAEANRLSLPLVVIFCINPAYPDAPGRAYRFMLEGLRETEERLRARKILFLPAIGDPVREIPRGAEDAALVITDRGYLRHERYWRREIAESLTCPLIEVETETVVPVRSASIKEEWSAATLRRKITPQIPHYLHSIGEGGLKSDALKIDSPAFPIADTDGILKKIGKLEQKNPLVADGGREEAIRRLQAFSRSTIEYYSAQRNDPGREVTSGLSPYLHFGQISPVEVARAVSGKPGSDAFLEELIVRRELAINFVWYNPRYDGFEGLPDWPKKTLQKHAGDEREYLYTDDELRRAETHDPYWNAAQKEMLICGKMHNYMRMYWGKKILEWSESPESGYTRAILLNDAYELDGRDPNGYTGVAWCFGKHDRPWKERPVFGTVRYMNANGLKRKGDIVGYTEKIEELWELSVAGDLIVDHR, translated from the coding sequence ATGACAGCAGAGGTTCGGATTGTGATAGAGAAAGAGCGGATCCATTACCTTTCAGAAGCTGAGATCGGCCGGGGTGATCGGATCATCTACTGGATGCAGCGATCGCAGCGGGCAGAGGAGAATCATGCCCTGGAGTACTCCGTAGCTGAGGCGAACAGGCTCTCACTCCCTCTTGTTGTCATCTTCTGTATCAACCCTGCGTATCCCGATGCACCCGGACGGGCGTACAGGTTCATGCTCGAAGGGCTCAGGGAGACTGAGGAGCGATTGAGAGCGCGGAAGATCCTCTTTCTCCCAGCCATCGGTGATCCCGTCAGGGAGATCCCTCGAGGTGCAGAAGATGCAGCCCTCGTCATCACTGATCGAGGGTACCTCAGGCATGAGCGATACTGGAGAAGGGAGATTGCGGAGAGTCTCACCTGTCCGCTCATCGAGGTAGAGACGGAAACCGTCGTCCCGGTGCGATCGGCATCCATCAAGGAAGAATGGTCTGCAGCGACACTCAGGAGGAAGATAACGCCACAGATCCCGCATTATCTTCACAGCATTGGTGAGGGGGGTTTGAAGAGCGACGCATTGAAGATCGACTCCCCCGCATTCCCCATTGCCGATACAGATGGGATCCTCAAAAAAATCGGTAAACTTGAGCAGAAAAACCCCCTGGTCGCAGACGGCGGAAGAGAAGAGGCAATACGGCGCCTCCAGGCATTTTCCAGGAGCACTATTGAGTACTATTCCGCACAGAGAAACGATCCCGGCAGGGAAGTCACCTCAGGGCTCAGCCCCTACCTCCACTTCGGCCAGATATCACCAGTCGAAGTTGCACGTGCCGTATCAGGAAAACCAGGGAGTGACGCATTTCTGGAGGAGTTGATTGTCCGGCGTGAGCTTGCGATCAACTTTGTCTGGTATAATCCCCGGTATGATGGGTTCGAAGGTCTGCCGGACTGGCCGAAGAAGACACTGCAGAAGCATGCAGGGGATGAACGGGAGTACCTTTATACGGACGATGAACTCAGGCGCGCAGAGACCCATGATCCCTACTGGAACGCAGCGCAGAAGGAGATGCTCATCTGCGGAAAGATGCATAATTACATGCGGATGTACTGGGGAAAGAAGATCCTCGAATGGTCCGAAAGCCCGGAGTCCGGATATACCCGGGCTATTCTTCTTAATGATGCCTATGAGCTTGACGGCCGGGATCCAAACGGGTATACCGGGGTTGCCTGGTGCTTTGGAAAACATGATCGCCCCTGGAAGGAACGGCCGGTTTTTGGAACGGTGCGATACATGAATGCAAACGGACTGAAAAGAAAAGGGGATATTGTGGGATATACGGAGAAGATAGAAGAACTCTGGGAATTATCCGTAGCCGGTGATCTCATAGTCGATCACCGTTGA
- a CDS encoding winged helix-turn-helix transcriptional regulator codes for MNQTLDQDQARAEGELLRTIESEGFSPASTSLFQDLILSFYRSSGRDLPWRRTTDPYHILVSEIMLQQTQVDRVIPKYIEFLGAFPTINNLADAGPSRILPVWKGLGYNRRALSLQKTAMTIRDEYSGTVPPDPGILATFPGIGDATAAAICAYAFNMPVVYIETNIRRIMLHYFFRHTDGVRDRDIIPYIAATLYTENPRDWYNALMDYGSHLKQRLADPNRRSAHYSRQSRFAGSNREIRGKILSHLMNRGGITTDALASSIGSDIRRVQKICKDLCQEGFIREEAGSYSIEK; via the coding sequence GTGAACCAGACCCTTGATCAGGATCAGGCCCGTGCTGAAGGGGAACTACTCCGTACTATTGAAAGTGAAGGTTTCTCTCCTGCATCAACCTCCCTCTTTCAGGATCTGATCCTCTCATTCTACCGCTCATCCGGACGTGATCTCCCTTGGAGGAGGACGACTGATCCATACCATATCCTCGTCTCCGAGATTATGCTCCAGCAGACACAGGTTGACCGGGTGATTCCAAAGTACATTGAATTTCTTGGAGCTTTTCCGACCATCAACAATCTTGCAGATGCCGGGCCATCCCGGATCCTGCCTGTCTGGAAGGGGCTGGGCTATAACCGGCGGGCGCTCTCTCTGCAGAAGACCGCAATGACGATCCGGGATGAATATTCCGGCACTGTTCCACCGGATCCCGGGATCCTTGCAACATTTCCAGGCATCGGAGATGCAACGGCCGCTGCCATCTGCGCCTATGCCTTCAATATGCCTGTTGTGTATATCGAGACGAATATACGGAGGATTATGCTGCACTATTTCTTCCGGCATACAGACGGTGTCAGAGACAGGGACATTATCCCGTATATCGCGGCAACCCTCTATACCGAGAATCCGCGGGACTGGTATAACGCGCTGATGGACTATGGGTCACACCTGAAACAGCGCCTTGCCGATCCAAACCGGAGGAGTGCACATTACTCACGCCAGAGCCGGTTTGCGGGGTCGAATCGGGAGATACGGGGGAAGATTCTCTCCCATCTCATGAATCGGGGAGGGATAACGACTGATGCACTTGCCAGCTCCATCGGCAGCGATATACGGAGAGTACAAAAGATATGCAAAGATCTCTGCCAGGAGGGGTTTATCCGGGAGGAGGCTGGATCCTATTCAATAGAAAAGTAA